A genomic window from Apus apus isolate bApuApu2 chromosome 26, bApuApu2.pri.cur, whole genome shotgun sequence includes:
- the ARHGAP25 gene encoding rho GTPase-activating protein 25, whose amino-acid sequence MSLKLPRNWDFNLKTDAAKIARSRSVMSSEGVGARPGSPSPLERPLKTGWLKKQRSIVRNWQQRYFVLKGQQLYYYKDEDDAKPQGCLCLQGSTIKEVASNPEEGGKFIFEIIPGVSGDQTRAGQDTCVLMANSQSEMEEWVKSIRRVVGTSSGAVFGQRLAETMAHEQKFGQHQVPILVQKSAEFIREHGVSEEGIFRLPGQDNLVKQLRDAFDAGERPSFDRDTDVHTVASLLKLYLRELPEPVVPWMQYEDFLLCGQTLDADERKGHQELLKQLSLLPRDNYNLLSYICRFLHEIQLNSSVNKMSVDNLATVIGVNLIRPKIEDPAIIMRGTPQIQKVMTVMISDHANLFPPSKDVPPSPPAQKDDKKAPIPRSSVGWDTAEDPVVPRADSLIQRQMRDDLNSSSAPGPAASSDAPREDNGSKDTLGMWKTQARKRTQTLPNRKSFLTAASPGEKGSKDRNGIFASDFWKSSPGSSARPAGPEGHKRTLSHDLFKLLDLHRAPTHENIPTSQEESGEGSSSPSSSSSDKEFLPCPSPSHQAKETASPTSSPAEVPKPDQESREFLQNMILKLEKEMEVQKNDYEEQIKSLEKENYEVWAKVVRLNQDIEREKKKSEELELKLMNVERSREDTEKKNKMLEEEIKNLSKSTSKTDNKTN is encoded by the exons ATGTCCCTTAAGCTGCCACGGAACTGGGATTTCAACCTGAAAACGGATGCTGCAAAAATAG CTCGTTCCAGGAGCGTGATGAGCAGCGAGGGGGTGGGTGCCAGGCCTGGCTCCCCCAGCCCGCTGGAGCGGCCGCTGAAGACGGGCTGGCTGAAGAAGCAGCGCTCCATCGTCAGGAACTGGCAGCAGAGATACTTCGTGCTCAAGGGCCAGCAGCTCTACTACTACAAGGACGAGGACGATGCCAAACCACAG GGCTGCCTGTGTCTCCAGGGAAGCACCATCAAGGAGGTGGCCAGCAACCCAGAAGAAGGAGGGAAATTTATCTTCGAAATCATCCCAG GGGTCTCTGGAGACCAGACCCGGGCAGGACAGGACACCTGTGTGCTCATGGCTAATTCCCAGTCTGAGATGGAGGAATGGGTTAAATCCATCCGACGAGTGGTGGGGACATCTTCAGGAG cgGTGTTTGGCCAGCGCTTGGCAGAGACCATGGCTCATGAACAGAAATTTGGGCAGCACCAGGTGCCCATCCTGGTGCAGAAGAGTGCTGAGTTTATCCGGGAGCACGGTGTGAGTGAGGAGGGCATCTTTCGCCTGCCTGGCCAGGACAACCTGGTGAAGCAGCTCAGAGATGCCTTCGATGCTGGGGAAAGGCCCTCGTTTGACCG GGACACAGATGTGCACACCGTGGCCTCTCTGCTCAAGCTCTACCTGCGGGAGCTCCCTGAGCCAGTCGTGCCCTGGATGCAGTACGAGGATTTCCTGCTGTGTGGCCAGACACTGGATGCAGATGAAAGAAAG GGCCATCAGGAGCTCCTGAAGCAACTGTCCCTCCTTCCCAGAGACAACTACAACCTCCTCAGCTACATCTGCAG GTTTCTACACGAAATACAGTTGAACTCTAGTGTCAACAAGATGAGTGTGGATAACCTGGCAACAGTGATTGGAGTCAACCTCATCAGACCCAAGATAGAGGATCCTGCAATTATTATGAGAG GCACGCCACAGATCCAGAAAGTGATGACTGTGATGATAAGTGACCATGCAAACCTCTTCCCCCCATCCAAGGATGTGCCACCCTCCCCACCTGCTCAAAAAGATGACAAGAAAGCTCCAATCCCACGCAGCTCCGTGGGCTGGGACACTGCAGAGGACCCTGTGGTGCCCAGGGCAGACAGCTTGATCCAAAGGCAAATG AGAGATGACCTGAATTCCAGCAGTGCCCCCGgaccagctgccagctcagATGCACCCAGGGAAGATAACGGCTCCAAAGACACCCTGGGAATGTGGAAAACACAGGCAAGGAAAAGAACTCAGACTTTACCTAACAGGAAATCCTTCCTGACAGCTGCTTCTCCGGGGGAGAAAGGCAGCAAGGACAGAAATGGCATCTTTGCCAGTGACTTCTGGAAAAGCTCCCCGGGGAGCAGCGCGCGCCCCGCGGGCCCCGAGGGACACAAGAGAACCTTGTCTCATGATCTGTTTAAGCTGCTCGACCTTCACCGGGCTCCGACCCACGAGAACATTCCCACCTCCCAGGAAGAAAGTGGggaaggcagctccagcccctccagcagcagctctgataAGGAATTTCTACCCTGCCCCAGTCCCAGCCATCAGGCAAAGGAAACTGCcagtcccaccagcagccctgccGAGGTCCCCAAGCCTGATCAGGAGAGCAGGGAGTTCCTGCAAAACATGATCCtgaagctggagaaagaaatgGAGGTACAGAAAAATGACTACGAGGAACAAATTAAAAG TCTTGAGAAGGAAAACTATGAAGTCTGGGCCAAAGTGGTGAGGCTGAATCAAGACATcgagagggagaagaagaagtCTGAGGAACTGGAGCTGAAGCTGATGAACGTGGAGCGCTCACGGGAGGACAcggagaagaaaaacaagatgcTTGAGGAGGAGATAAAAAACTTATCTAAATCCACGAGCAAAACGGATAACAAAACCAACTAG